A window of Bacillota bacterium genomic DNA:
ATAATGGAGTAGAAGGAGTTAGAGTAACAGATTTGAACGCAGGAACCATTTTAGCGTCATTTACCATATACTCGTGTCCAGCAGTTGTAGAAGCTAAATCTTGTAAGAATGCTTTTGCAGTTGCAATGTTTGCAGATGCACTATTCACAACATAATAAGAAGGTGCACTTACAAAGATAGAAGTATTTTCGCCAGTAAATGCAGCATGAGGAGCATATCCCATTGTAAAATCAGCTTCGTCTAAGTTTGGATCAATCCAGTTACCTTGGTGGATAAAAGCAGCATGTCCACTGTCAAATAATTGAATTTGGGTGTCATAAGTTCCACTAGCTAATACAGTCTCGTCAGCATATTCAAATAATAATTCAACCCAATCTGCTAAAGCAGCAAGTCTTGCATCGTTTGCAATACCAGCGTTTAGGTCATCGATAATGGAAGAGTCATCATATGCTAATCCTGATGATAAGTAGCCATTGAAATTATGTAATCCAGTAACCCAAGTCATACCTGTACCGCCGGCTGCCATTGATAAAACTGCATAATCATCCATATTTTCTGTATCATAATAAGCTTGGATAGCAGCAAAAGCAGTTTCATAAGCGGCTAAATTTGTTAAGTCAGCAGGATCAACACCAGCAGCTGTAAGAATTTCTAAATTGTAAGCCATTCCCCAACCTTCAACTGCAACTGGGAATCCATAAGTAACTCCGTCAACTACAAATTCTAAATCCGTATCTGTTAGCCAAGTTTCTCCATCTAATGGATAAATCTTATCAGCATATAGATCGTAACCACCCATACCTTCAATTACGAAGATGTCAGGTTGAACGGCTTTTTGGAATTCAGCAAGAATTTGAGTTGCATAAGTACAGGAGTCCCCTCCACAAGTAACGACTTCAACATCAATGTTATTTGCTAATCCCCAAGCTTCGGCATAAGCAGTTAACGTTGCGTTGATTTCAACCTTATTTTGAAAGATAACTAAGGAAGTGTCTAATTGTGGGACTGTAGTAGTTGTAACGGTTTCGGTACAACCCATTACGGAAAATACTGTTACAAAAGCGACTAAAAGCAATAATAATTTTTTCATTTGTTTCCTCCTATTTTTTTTGATTTAGTCTTTTGAATATATAATTCACAATGGTATTCGTTTTCTATGAAAACAAGTTCATTGTAAACACCAATTTGAATTGGTTTATCGACATATATGGAAAGTTGTCGATTCACCAAAAAGTGAAGATTTACTCCTTTATAAAAAATTTTCAATTCAAAGCCTGTAATTTGTTTTGGCAAAACTGGGTGAATAAGGAGATTATTATATTCGGTTCTAAGTCCAAGTAATCCATGAAGTATGGCTAAATAAGATCCACCTAAATTCGCAATATGTAAACCATGATCGGTATTGTTATAAGTGTTTTCAAAATCAATTTTGACTACATCTAACAAATAATCATATGCAATATCGGTGGCACCCAGTTTTGCTGCAACGATGCTGTGTATGCACTTAGATAGGCTTGAATCATGTGTCGTCAAAGGTAAGTAATAATTAAATGTATCCTGTAAGATGTCTTCATCGTGAAAATTTAATAAAAACATTGCAAGTAGAGTATCTGCTTGTTTTAGTACTTGTTGACGATAAATAAATAAAGGATGATAATGTAATAAAAGTGGAAAATTTCCTTTAGGAATCAAAGTCAAATCCAGAATTTGTTTTTGCAAAAAAGATTCGTCTTGAGCATAGATGTTTTTTTCTGTATCAAAGAAAAACGTCATTTGTTTAGCTGCTTTTTCAAAATTTCTTATTTCATTTATGGTTAAATTAATTTTAGAAATAACATTCGTTAAATCTTCATTATAAAGTTGAAAATAAGAAACGATTGATTCAAAATGAAATTTCGCCATAGCATTTGTATAATAGTTATCATTAACAAGAGTTGTATATTCATCTGGACCAGTTACTGAATTTAAATGGAAACCATCTTTTGAAAAATTTCCAACATCAAGTAAAAATCTAGCGGTTTCAACTAACATTTCAAAACCATATTGAAACAAAAAATCTAAATCGTTTGTGACTTCAATGTATTTTATAATAGTATATGCTACATCGCTGTTAATATGATATTGAGCACTACCTGCGGGGAAGTAAGGAGATAATTCATTTCCACTAATGGTTCTCCAAGGAATTTTAGCCCCAGTTTTTGCTCCTAGTTTAAGTGCTGCTTCTTTGGCCTGTGATAAATGTATGTAGCGATTCATCAAAAGTGATTTTGCTTTAGGTGCATCAGTATACAAGAAGAATGGAAACATATAAATTTCAGTATCCCAGAAGTAGTGTCCTTCATATCCCTCGCCGCTTAGCCCTTTAGAAGCAATATTAAATTCTTTTTGATTGGCGTGACTTGCATTTAATTGATACAAACTGTAATGCATCATGAAATCAAGGTAATCGTTTCCAATGATTTTCACTTCTGATTTTTCCCAAAATGAATTCAAATATTCTTTTTGTTTTGTAAGATAGAAATCAAAACCTTTATTTAATGCATTAGTTAAAACAGTTAAATTTTCTTTTTCTAAATCTTGATGATTTAAATCAGTGGTAAAGACAACATATTTTGTAAAAGCAAATTTTGTGTTGGGATGTATTGTTACAAGAATTGATCCATCAATTCCTATATCAGTAGATGAATACTGAAATTCTTGATTGTGAGCAATGGATGCAACTAAATTTAAATGACTTTTAGTAGTACTAGCATAAATACTAGCAAAAGGAGCTTTCAGTGTTTTTTTCGAAATATCTAGTTCTTTATGAGAAGAACTATTAATTCTCGGATCCATTGATTTTTCGATTCGATTATCTGGAAGTTGCAAACTAGAAGTAATTAAAACATCACCTGTGTAATTAATAGAAGAAAATTGAATTCGAAGAAGAAGAAGTTCTTTTTGATAAAAAGAAACCATTTTCTCCTCTTGAATTTCAAAAATAAAACCATCTTCTGTTTGATATTAGCATTTTCGAATCGTGAAACCACTTGTTAAATCAAACGTTCTTTTTAAAGAAATAAGCGTACAAGTAGATAAATTTATCGGTTTTTCCTTTACGTAAAACGTAATAGATTGACCATCTAAAATATTGATAACACGTTCACCTTGCTGAGGGAAATTCACTGAATTTTCTTCGTATTTATAATCATATAAATTGTAAAAGCCATTTAAATATGTTTGTTTGTAATGATCTAGACCATACCCTTCAACAAAATTACCTCTTACACCCATGATGCCATTTGCAAGTGAAAAGATAGATTCATCTATAAATAATTCTGTTGTATTTGTACGATTGTTGCGGATTATATTTTTCATTTTAAACCTCATTCACATGTATTTCGGGATAGTTTAGTAACGATTTATTTAATAGCTCCAGAAGTCATTCCTTTAATAATATGTTTTTGAGCAAATAAGAACAAAACGATTACTGGTAAAGCAGCTAAAACGACGCTTGTAAGAATCATGTCCCATTCTCTAACGTAAGAACCAGCTAAGTTAGCAACAGCCAAAGGAAGAGTTCTAACTTTACCATTTACTCCAATAATTAATAATGGGAGTAAATAATCATTCCAAATCCACATACCATTTAAAACAAGTAAAGTAACAAATATTGGTTTTAAAATAGGAAGAATGATGCGGAAGTAAAGTTGAGGTTTTGTACAACCATCAATGATTGCAGCTTCTTCAATATCAATAGGAATTGACTTAATAAAACCGTGAAACAAGAAGATGCTAAGAGGTGCTCCAAAGCCTATATAAGCTAGAATGACACCTTGGTAAGTATCTTTTAAAGGAATGCCAGTTAAATTTGTTAAGATTTCAAGTAAACTGACAAGTGGTAACATAACAACTTGGAAAGGAATAACCATTCCACTTAAGAAGAACATAAAAATTAAGTAAGAATACTTTGTTTTCGTTCGAACTAAAACCCAAGCAGCCATACCACTGAAAACGCCTATGGCTATTAAACTTGCGGAAGTGATAATAATGGAATTAAAGAATGCTTCGAAATATTTAACGTTATCATTGTTAAATATCATAATTACATTTCTAAAAAACTGAAGAAAGTCTGAAGGTAAAGCAAGTGGAGTATTAATGATTTCTGATGAAGTTTTTCCAGCATTTATTACAATAATAAAGAAAGGTAAGAAAAAGGCAATTAGCAATAAAAACGCAATAATTTCAAGAAAGATTTTTCCGCGGAAGAATTTTTTCATTATAATTCCACCTCTCTTTTTTTATTGTAATTAACCTGAACAATTGAAAATCCTAGTAATGCGATAAAGAATATAATTGCTTTTGCTTGTCCTACACCCATTTTAGAAAATACAAAGGCTTCATTATAGATATTGATGGCCATTAAATTTAACGATTTAACTGCTGGAGCATAGGATAGATTATACATATCTGCAATCCAACCAGGAAGCAAAGTAGGTGGTCCTCCTGCGGTTAAACTAGAGATGGTATCAAATTGTTTAAAAGATGTAACAAGTGTCAAGAACAATGATACGGTAAAGGCTTGAGCTACAAGTGGAAAAGTAATATGACGCAATCGTTGTAATGCAGTAGCTCCATCAATTTGACTTGCTTCCACCAAATCTTGAGGAACGTTTTGAATGGCGGCTATGTAAATCATCATGATGTATCCCGCATATTGCCAAGTAACAACAACAATTAAAGCAAACATTGCTGTTTGACTATCAATTATTAAGCTGCCAGAAAATGCTCCACCAATTGCTGTTACGGCATTATTAAAGACAAATTGCCAAATATACCCTAAAACCAAACCACCAATCAGATTAGGCATAAAAAAACCAGCCCGGTAAATGTTTTTCAGCTTTAATTTTTGGGTAACAAGTAATGCAAGTGAGAAAGCAACAACGTTAATTACAACTATATTTAAAACAGAGTAAATAGCAGTTCGGTAGAATGAATAAAAGAAAGCATAATCTTTTAGTAATGTTTTATAGTTTTGAAACCAAACAAAGGTTTCGTGACCGGTATTTAATCCAGTCCAATTTGTCATGGAATAATAAATACCCATAATAAAAGGAGTGAAAACAAAAACAAGGAATGCACCTAACGAAGGAAGTAAAAAATAAATAAAGATACGATTATTATGAGCTTTATTGGTATATCCTGAAATGTGATCATCCAAATATATTAATGTTTTATTTTGGCCTGTATATTTATTTTCTTTGATTGGAAATAACGTTTTATTACGAAAAACAAGAATATTATCACTAATTTCTATGATTTTTTGTTTATTCATTCTGTTTTGTTCTTTGCGATTTAAATTAGTAAGCTTTATTTTTAAAACTAGAATTTTGAAATTATAATATAATTTGATAGAAAGTAAAACGATGTTTCGAATAGGAATGTAAATAAATACAATTGGGATTGCTAAAATTAAAATCCAAAGTTTGAAAAAAAACTTTTTGGGTTTTACTTGTGTTTTACTCATAGACACTCTCCATCTTTTTGATTAAATAGTTTATTTTTTAAATAATTTAATTCGTTTGTTTGAAGATTTGGGGTTGCAAAGCAATCTGGAATGGGCTTGCATGTTTCTTTATTGTTTAATGTAAGTGATTTAACGATTGCCTGATAATAGGTCAAGGCCGAAGCATCCCATGTATATTTTGATGCCACACGTTTTTTACCTTGTGATTTATAAAACAAATAATGAGTAAAAACTTCATGAAGCCCTTTTTGAATATCTAGAAGATTTAAAGGATCTACTAAAACGCCAAAAGATTCGTTGTTTTCCAAAAGCACATCACTTGGACCGCCATTTTTAGTTACAACAACTGGCAAACCTGAACACATTGCTTCAATCGGAGCAAGTCCAAAAGGTTCATACAAAGAAGTAAGAGCAAAAACAGATTTTTGATAAGACAAGTATTTATAAAGTGCAGCTAACTCTTGTTGTGAATCAACACTAATAAAGCAGACTTTTCCAATCAAATGATAATCGGTAATAATCTTCATCATGTCATCTAAAATAGAAAGCTCGTCTTTTTTAGCGTTTGAGTAGTCTATAAATGCATTTTGAATTCCTCTTAAAGAGATAATTAAATTTGATTTAAGTTGTAAATTGGTATCCATTGCGTAAGCTTTCAGTAACGAAATGTGATTTTTTTTAGCATCCAGACGACTTGCTAGAATGATAAATGAAAAACGGATTCGAGAGGCAGAAATATCTCTTTCAATCACTTTTTGAATTTTATCAAATATCGAAGCGTCGCTTTCTGTTTTTGTTTCAGAAAATGTTGAAGTGTTTGCCCCAGGAGGGCTTATAACAAAGCTTTCACTTCGTAATTTCTTTTCAGAAACATCTTGATATAAAGGATGAAAATATTGTTCATCTCTTTCTTGTTTCGTGGAAACAAAAATAATATCTGCGTTGTTTATAGCAATTCTTTCAGCAAGGATTCTTTTGGACAATTTATATTTTTCATCTAAGACTGAAAAATTTTCTAAAGTAAAACCAATTTTATCTAGTTTTTGTGCACCTAAGCTGTGCCCAGTAAAAGAATATGGAATATGTAATCTTTGTTTAATCATTGCACATGCAAGACCGCCATCTCCATAATGCCCTGTAAGAAAGTCTGGAAGCTTATCTTGATTTTCAAAAAATTTTATGATATTTTCAGTCCATTCAGATAAATAATCCCACAAATATTCTTTATTTAAGAAAGTAGTAGGACCGCAAGGAATTCTTACAATTCTTACTTGCTTTTCTGAATCATAAAAATCAAAGGAATTCTTAAATTCAGGAAAAACACCATCATCAAATTGTCTTGTGATAATATCTACTTGATGTCCAAGTTTAGCAAGAGAAGAAGCGATTTCTTTTACA
This region includes:
- a CDS encoding extracellular solute-binding protein, encoding MKKLLLLLVAFVTVFSVMGCTETVTTTTVPQLDTSLVIFQNKVEINATLTAYAEAWGLANNIDVEVVTCGGDSCTYATQILAEFQKAVQPDIFVIEGMGGYDLYADKIYPLDGETWLTDTDLEFVVDGVTYGFPVAVEGWGMAYNLEILTAAGVDPADLTNLAAYETAFAAIQAYYDTENMDDYAVLSMAAGGTGMTWVTGLHNFNGYLSSGLAYDDSSIIDDLNAGIANDARLAALADWVELLFEYADETVLASGTYDTQIQLFDSGHAAFIHQGNWIDPNLDEADFTMGYAPHAAFTGENTSIFVSAPSYYVVNSASANIATAKAFLQDLASTTAGHEYMVNDAKMVPAFKSVTLTPSTPLSAAVAEWMASGDVYAWWQNDMPSGFGMETIGPIYTLYANGTLTKAQFIAQIKGAIEGLAE
- a CDS encoding family 65 glycosyl hydrolase, with product MVSFYQKELLLLRIQFSSINYTGDVLITSSLQLPDNRIEKSMDPRINSSSHKELDISKKTLKAPFASIYASTTKSHLNLVASIAHNQEFQYSSTDIGIDGSILVTIHPNTKFAFTKYVVFTTDLNHQDLEKENLTVLTNALNKGFDFYLTKQKEYLNSFWEKSEVKIIGNDYLDFMMHYSLYQLNASHANQKEFNIASKGLSGEGYEGHYFWDTEIYMFPFFLYTDAPKAKSLLMNRYIHLSQAKEAALKLGAKTGAKIPWRTISGNELSPYFPAGSAQYHINSDVAYTIIKYIEVTNDLDFLFQYGFEMLVETARFLLDVGNFSKDGFHLNSVTGPDEYTTLVNDNYYTNAMAKFHFESIVSYFQLYNEDLTNVISKINLTINEIRNFEKAAKQMTFFFDTEKNIYAQDESFLQKQILDLTLIPKGNFPLLLHYHPLFIYRQQVLKQADTLLAMFLLNFHDEDILQDTFNYYLPLTTHDSSLSKCIHSIVAAKLGATDIAYDYLLDVVKIDFENTYNNTDHGLHIANLGGSYLAILHGLLGLRTEYNNLLIHPVLPKQITGFELKIFYKGVNLHFLVNRQLSIYVDKPIQIGVYNELVFIENEYHCELYIQKTKSKKIGGNK
- a CDS encoding carbohydrate ABC transporter permease, which translates into the protein MKKFFRGKIFLEIIAFLLLIAFFLPFFIIVINAGKTSSEIINTPLALPSDFLQFFRNVIMIFNNDNVKYFEAFFNSIIITSASLIAIGVFSGMAAWVLVRTKTKYSYLIFMFFLSGMVIPFQVVMLPLVSLLEILTNLTGIPLKDTYQGVILAYIGFGAPLSIFLFHGFIKSIPIDIEEAAIIDGCTKPQLYFRIILPILKPIFVTLLVLNGMWIWNDYLLPLLIIGVNGKVRTLPLAVANLAGSYVREWDMILTSVVLAALPVIVLFLFAQKHIIKGMTSGAIK
- a CDS encoding sugar ABC transporter permease yields the protein MNKQKIIEISDNILVFRNKTLFPIKENKYTGQNKTLIYLDDHISGYTNKAHNNRIFIYFLLPSLGAFLVFVFTPFIMGIYYSMTNWTGLNTGHETFVWFQNYKTLLKDYAFFYSFYRTAIYSVLNIVVINVVAFSLALLVTQKLKLKNIYRAGFFMPNLIGGLVLGYIWQFVFNNAVTAIGGAFSGSLIIDSQTAMFALIVVVTWQYAGYIMMIYIAAIQNVPQDLVEASQIDGATALQRLRHITFPLVAQAFTVSLFLTLVTSFKQFDTISSLTAGGPPTLLPGWIADMYNLSYAPAVKSLNLMAINIYNEAFVFSKMGVGQAKAIIFFIALLGFSIVQVNYNKKREVEL
- a CDS encoding glycosyltransferase, whose translation is MYIAFLNPQGNFDKFDSYWTMHPDFGGQLVYVKEIASSLAKLGHQVDIITRQFDDGVFPEFKNSFDFYDSEKQVRIVRIPCGPTTFLNKEYLWDYLSEWTENIIKFFENQDKLPDFLTGHYGDGGLACAMIKQRLHIPYSFTGHSLGAQKLDKIGFTLENFSVLDEKYKLSKRILAERIAINNADIIFVSTKQERDEQYFHPLYQDVSEKKLRSESFVISPPGANTSTFSETKTESDASIFDKIQKVIERDISASRIRFSFIILASRLDAKKNHISLLKAYAMDTNLQLKSNLIISLRGIQNAFIDYSNAKKDELSILDDMMKIITDYHLIGKVCFISVDSQQELAALYKYLSYQKSVFALTSLYEPFGLAPIEAMCSGLPVVVTKNGGPSDVLLENNESFGVLVDPLNLLDIQKGLHEVFTHYLFYKSQGKKRVASKYTWDASALTYYQAIVKSLTLNNKETCKPIPDCFATPNLQTNELNYLKNKLFNQKDGECL